The window AGGTATTTCTACTCCAAAAACACACAACAAAAAATAAAATTGCATCGTAAAAATAATATATCTACAAAAAGAAAAAAACAACAAATTCAAGAGTTCTGACGATGAAAAGGTAAAAAACAAATTTATTTTTTCTTCGTGTTTTCGTAAAAATTTTAGTTTAAAAAAATATTTTTTGAAACGTTCGTTTTTGAAATAAATAAGTGGAAAAAAAATAATAATTAGCACCATCAATAAATCAATAAGTATTAAAAAATAATTTTTCAAAGGCGTAAAAAAAGCCAAATAAAACATAAAAACAAAAGCACCAATTACAATAGTAACAAGCAATTGAGCCGTATTTCCGAGAAAAGTAAGTACAATCCCTTTGCTTCGATTTTCGGGTTCCAGAAAAAAAATTCTGCCACCAAATTCACCCACTCTATTGGGTGTAAAAGCGCTTACGGTAATGCCTGCCATCACGGCTTTTAGCGAGGTATAAAAATTAATTTTTTGGATTTTCTCGATTAAAATTTTCCATTTAATAGCTTCAAAACTCCAATTTACGACCATGAAAACGAGTGTTAAAACAATTAAAAAAATGTGCTTCGAAAAAATATTTTTTTGAAACAAATTTTCTGAATTACTTGTTATTGTTGAGTTATAGAATATTTTATAAAAAATATACGCAAAAGAAATAACGACAATAAGTATTTTAAACAAAAGACTTATAACTTTGTATGTGTTGTTTTTTTTCAACGACGATGCGAATTGATTTTATCTAAACAAATGTACTAAAATGGCGGCAGACAGGATTGTTTTGGGAATTGATCCGGGTACAACGGTGATGGGTTATGGCTTGATTCATATCCAAGGAAGTACGATGAAACTGATTGCTGCTGGCGTTTTGAAGCTCGATAAATTAGAAAATCATCCAATGAAATTGAAAAAAATTTTTGAGCGGACTACCTATTTAATTGAAGAATACAAACCCGATGAATTGTCGATTGAAGCTCCTTTTTTTGGAAAAAATGTGCAATCGATGTTAAAGTTAGGAAGAGCGCAAGGCGTTGCCATTGCGGCTGCCCTAAATAAAGGCTTACCTGTTTTTGAATATTCTCCCAAAAAAATAAAACAATCCATTACCGGAAATGGAAATGCCTCGAAAGAGCAAGTGGCGGCAATGCTGAAAAGTTTGCTCGGGTTTAAAGAAATGCCCACTTATTTAGATGCTACGGATGGCTTGGCAGCGGCGGTTTGTCATTATTTTCAAAAAAATAATTCTGGTGGCGAAAAAAAATTTTCGGGATGGAAAGCGTTTGTTACTGAAAATCCTGGAAGGAAAGCCTGATTTTCTCGGCTGTTTTTGCTAATTCTTCGTTTGAAAAAATTTTTTTCGGAAGGGCAAAATTCATATCGCTTACGCGATTGATGGGAATGAGATGAATATGCGCGTGCGGAACTTCTAAGCCAATAACGGCAACACCGACTTTTTTACACGGAATTGATTTTTTGATGGCTTGAGAAATTTTTTTTGCGAAGAGCGTTAAAGCTGTGTATTCAGCATCTTCTATATCAAAAAAATTATCGATTTCTTTTTTCGGAATTACCAATACATGTCCTTCTGTTAAAGGCGAAATATCTAAAAAAGCGAGACAAGAATCGGTTTCCGCAATTTTATGACAAGGAATTTCTCCATTTATTATTTTACTGAAAATAGTTGCCATTTTTTAGCGAGAAATTTCAATGATTTGGAATTGGACGCTTCCAGATGGGACTTTGATATCCACTTTATCGCCTACTTTTTTTCCGAGTAAGCCGTGCGCAATGGGCGAATTAATGGATATTTTTCCGGCTTTTAAATCCGCTTCATTTTCCGCCACAAGCGTATAAACCATGGTAGCACCATTTTTTATGTTTTTAATTTTTACTTTGGAAAGAATCAATACTTTGGAATTATCTAATTGCGACTGATCAATCAGACGTGCATTATTGAGCACTTGCTCCATTTTAGAAATTTTCAATTCGAGCAATCCTTGTGCTTCTTTGGCGGCATCGTATTCTGCATTTTCCGACAGGTCACCTTTATCTCGCGCTTCCGCGATTTGCTTGGAAATGGAGGATCTTTCTTTTGTTTTCAAAAAATTTAATTCGTCCTTCAGTTTTTTCAAACCTTCATCTGTAAAATAAGATAATTGTGTCATGTTATAGGCTATTAAATAAGTGTAAAAAGAGAATCCCGCAATGGAATTCTCTTTTTAACAAAATTAAGAAAAAAAACGAATCAGAGACTTATTCTCGCTCCAATAGTGTTTGTTCCTTGGAAAGGATCGCTTGCTCTGTAAGAATAATCAATTGAAAAAGTAGATTTTTTTGCATGTCCAAAAGGTAATTGAACGGTAAATCCAGCTGTTGGACCAGTATATGCTGTTAAACGGCCCGCATCAATAGCATCAAAAATTCCGTTTTCGTAACAAAATCCAACTCGTAACATCAAATAGCTTCTGAAGCCGTATTCCAATCCCAATTGGTATTGATCTTGTGAAAATGAATTAGATGTGAAATTTGCCGCGATTGTTAAACGTTGCGTTTTAAGTGCAGAACTGTCTTTCGAAAAGTTAATGTCGTATCCAGCACCAATATTAACTAAAGAAGGCAACTCAAACTCTTGAGAGCGTTGTTCTACCGTCATATTAAACGGATTTCCGTTTGGCAAAGCTGTTCGGAAAGATAAACCATCACCTCTGAAGACCATTGTAGGACCTACATTTTTCAATGAAATACCGAAATGGATATTGTTGGTAGGACCGGTAACATACTGAACGCCGGCATCTACTGCAACACCTTTTGCACTGACGTTAGAAATGGCTTCTGAAATTACTTTCATATTGATTCCACCATAAATATTGTCTGAAAATGCTTTAGCATACGACATTCCTAAATTGACAAACGAAGGGCTGAATGTTCCCAAACCTCCTTCTGGATTGTCAGTCGTCGTAATCATAATATTTCCAAAATCCATTGACATCACATTAAACCCAATAACACCTGTTTTGCCAACACGTTGAGACAAGCCGAAAGTGTTAATTCCAATTCCTGTGCCTACCAACCAGTTGGTATGATCGAATATTAATTCTGTTTGGGGAGTAAAAGCAAGACCTGCAATATTGAGGTAAGATGCTTCTATGCCCTGACACATAGCAGTATTCGCTCCTGCCCATCCAGAAGAACGAGCCCAAGGGTTAATTAACAACTCTGTTGCTCCAGCAGTACCTGCCCTATCGGGATTTCCTGCAAACAAATTAGTGGGCATCAATGCTGCTAATCCTATCAGTAAAGCGGGGGTCAGAAACTTATAAGATTTTTTCATACTATTGGTTTTAATGTGATTCACTTTTAATAACACAACTTATATATTTTATTTTTTTAGAACGAATTTAAGTCTATCGGACGCATTACTCCAAACCATTTTAATGTTTTTTCACCCACTCCCGGAACATCCACATGAATAATATACATTCCGCTGGCAATAGGTACTTCAGCTTGGTTTTTCAAATCCCAGTCTAAATAAGTAACTGGAGAATTTTTCTTGTACAAGCGAATAAGTGTACCATTTAACGTAAAGATGGTAATGGTACAATTTTGCGGCAAACAAGTAATCTTCACTCTATTATCTACTGCATTGGTTTCGTAAGCCGAATAAGCATAGTAAGGATTCGGAACGATGTTTATTAAAGCCAAGGCATTTTGTGCCGCATTCAAATTACTGGTTTTTGTTTGTAAATCAGCGGTATTGAATGTGTACATCGGATAATTGGTGTTTTGTGCTGGACTCGCGCTATCAATTGAAGGAGCGGCGTTACTTGCGCCATAACGTGCAGCATAAGCTCTCATGTATGGTCTTCCAACTCTAATTCTGATTTTAACATCTGTTTCCAACAATTGATGTCCAGCATTAAGTAAAGGAATATTTACCCACATGGCATCCGCAAAAACAGAGCGTTTGTTTACAGCGTTAGTAGGACCTGAAGCATCGTCCAACAAAGTGCGCATTTTAAAACCGGCATCGTATTTCGATACACTGGTTGGGCTATCGCCATTATGTCCAAACACATAAATATAATGCTTACCACCCCAAAGTTCGCTCA of the Bacteroidia bacterium genome contains:
- a CDS encoding PorV/PorQ family protein — translated: MKKSYKFLTPALLIGLAALMPTNLFAGNPDRAGTAGATELLINPWARSSGWAGANTAMCQGIEASYLNIAGLAFTPQTELIFDHTNWLVGTGIGINTFGLSQRVGKTGVIGFNVMSMDFGNIMITTTDNPEGGLGTFSPSFVNLGMSYAKAFSDNIYGGINMKVISEAISNVSAKGVAVDAGVQYVTGPTNNIHFGISLKNVGPTMVFRGDGLSFRTALPNGNPFNMTVEQRSQEFELPSLVNIGAGYDINFSKDSSALKTQRLTIAANFTSNSFSQDQYQLGLEYGFRSYLMLRVGFCYENGIFDAIDAGRLTAYTGPTAGFTVQLPFGHAKKSTFSIDYSYRASDPFQGTNTIGARISL
- a CDS encoding lysylphosphatidylglycerol synthase domain-containing protein; the encoded protein is MVVNWSFEAIKWKILIEKIQKINFYTSLKAVMAGITVSAFTPNRVGEFGGRIFFLEPENRSKGIVLTFLGNTAQLLVTIVIGAFVFMFYLAFFTPLKNYFLILIDLLMVLIIIFFPLIYFKNERFKKYFFKLKFLRKHEEKINLFFTFSSSELLNLLFFSFCRYIIFTMQFYFLLCVFGVEIPFLSACILIVMIFSTTTFIPTFALTELGVRSSAAILFLGIFSPNVIGIALASIALWIVNIALPALIGSFTIFKIPFFKQK
- the ruvC gene encoding crossover junction endodeoxyribonuclease RuvC; the encoded protein is MAADRIVLGIDPGTTVMGYGLIHIQGSTMKLIAAGVLKLDKLENHPMKLKKIFERTTYLIEEYKPDELSIEAPFFGKNVQSMLKLGRAQGVAIAAALNKGLPVFEYSPKKIKQSITGNGNASKEQVAAMLKSLLGFKEMPTYLDATDGLAAAVCHYFQKNNSGGEKKFSGWKAFVTENPGRKA
- a CDS encoding HIT family protein, giving the protein MATIFSKIINGEIPCHKIAETDSCLAFLDISPLTEGHVLVIPKKEIDNFFDIEDAEYTALTLFAKKISQAIKKSIPCKKVGVAVIGLEVPHAHIHLIPINRVSDMNFALPKKIFSNEELAKTAEKIRLSFQDFQ
- the greA gene encoding transcription elongation factor GreA; translation: MTQLSYFTDEGLKKLKDELNFLKTKERSSISKQIAEARDKGDLSENAEYDAAKEAQGLLELKISKMEQVLNNARLIDQSQLDNSKVLILSKVKIKNIKNGATMVYTLVAENEADLKAGKISINSPIAHGLLGKKVGDKVDIKVPSGSVQFQIIEISR